The DNA region CCCATGTGAAGCTGCGCttttcttcttatcacttttacttttctttttcttttcttttctcttttgatgTTCTCTttactttgttgttattttttaaagtttttctttGTTGATACGATTTGTTGCAGGAACTGATCCTTTTTTTTCGGGGGGCAGctgcatgtatgtacatgacAAGGGGAATATAAATTGACGGAAAGTTTCTCGAGAGATTTTGATTTTACCGGTAGCGTGATTCACCAGTAGAATGTCATTCCGTAGCATAGTTCGTGATGTGAGGGATGGCTTTGGGAGCTTATCTAGACGCGGTTTTGAAGTCAGGTTCACTGGCCATCACAGAGGCAAATCGCATGGTTCATTGCATGCTTTACACGATCACCCTATCATAATTCAGAGCAGCCGTTGGGCTAGCTTACCCCCTGAACTACTCTATGATGTAATTAGGAGGTTGGAAGAGAGTGAGAGTACGTGGCCTGCTCGTAAGCACGTTGTTGCATGTGCAGCAGTTTGCCGTTCTTGGAGGGTTACgtgcaaagaaattgttaagAGTCCTGAGTTATCCGGGAAACTAACCTTCCCTGTGTCGCTGAAGCAGGTTGGTTGTTTTTCTTAGCTATTGTTTTGCACATTATGACTTCATTGTTGATGGTTTTCTTTTTAACTCAAGCTACTGATGGAATAGAGGTTACCAGAATTTCATGTCTGTTGCATCTTTGTGTGGAACGCACATTCATTCAAACAATTGGATATCAAGGGTGCTATTAACCGATTCtactttctttgaattttcagCCGGGACCTCGGGATGGAAATTTTCAGTGTTTCATAAAAAGGGATAAATCTGACTTAATATACCGCCTTTTTCTGTGTCTTAGCCCGTGTAAGCAGTATTTCTAATTCTTAAGTTGCCTTcgatttcttattttctttattcatttgtACATCTATATAATTCATATATCACCTATTTGATTCTGGATATATTGGAAAAGATAACAAATGTCTTTTGATTTCATCCAATGAATGCATGTTCATTGATTTAGTAGTGCAAGATGATGCTATGAAACAGACGTGTTTATTCTGTCACCCTGCTCTCGCAGCTTTGCTGGTTGAAAATGGAAAATTCCTTCTTTCGGCAAAGAGGACTCGAAGAACCACGTACACGGAATATGTCATCTCCATGGATGCAGATAACGTTTCAAGATCAAGTAGCACTTATATTGGGAAATTAAGGTAAGTAATGGTCATTGGTGTGGAAAGATAACAAGACTCATTTACTTATGAGCTTTGCTACAGGTACCCATCGTTGGGTACCTTTGGAGGAATCGCTGATGTGACAATATACCCTTCAGCCTTATCTTTAACTTATATATCAGTATACGACTACAACATgtctttcacttctttttttattttatttttttacttcacTTTCTCACTCTCTCCCTCCTCTGGAAAATAAACATGATTAATCCAACTCACTGaaaccttcttcttcctccatattacatcaaagctttgatttttctgaaacaaatGAACGCTAAAGTGCAAGATAATATGGGTCTTGAGATTTGTAATGAAAATATAGAAGTTTCGGATAAAAATCATAGACACAGCAAAAAAGAAAGcacagatgagagagagagagagagagagagagagagagagagagagagagagagagtgctttGAAGACTTGAGGAAAATTGTTCCGTGGGTATACGAGATGGGTGCTGCGTTTCAGAtgagaagaattaaaaaaaataaaaaaaattagaagaggaTGAGGTTTTAGATGCGAAGGAGAGAAAGATGAGAGGCAGTATTTGTCGTTCTCTTCTATGCGTCTTCTTCACACTCTTCAACTCAGGAAGATTTCAAACCAAAGGAGTTGTGGAAAACCGAAGGAGTTGTGGATCAGttgcattttaaatttcaacTGGGAAGTTTAATAATGAAACGGATCATTTCATTATAACACGTGGTTGTACGTGTATGCGGGGATTCCCCCACCCCGTGTGCAAGCAGAGTTTTTCTTTACTTATTATCTTCATTAAAAAAGTCCAAAAATGAGCAGCAATGAAGCATGCCTCTTTTATGTTGcctcccttttttattttatgggtAGGTATCAGCTGGCCTTACTATTCCATAAGGTTATGCAATAAGTGCACGGGTTTGAAACCCATGGTTCTTGATGTATGTGTGTCTGTGAACACATATATTCATGTGAGGATCCTTAGCTCATATCTTTAAAGTGATtaccattagttttttttatttttttgtagttcCATCCAGGAAAAATAGCTTCTTTGCTTGGTGATGAATGTTTCCATTGTATATTTGCTGGAGACCTTGATTGGTTCTTATTAGACAATTTTTTCTTCTGAATTATAATTTACTCAAGAAAATTAAGTATTGAACTTTGCTTTGTGTTCCAGATCAAACTTCCTTGGCACTAAGTTCATAATATACGATACACAGCCTCCATACAGTTCCGCCTATATCCCCCCTCCAGGGCGGAGTAGCCGTAGGTTTTATTCCAAAAAAGTCTCCCCAAAGGTTCCAACGGGCAGCTACAACATTGCCCAGGTAACATACGAACTAAATGTGTTAGGCACTCGGGGCCCAAGGAAGATGCATTGCGTCATGCATTCAATCCCAGCCTCGGCAATTGATGCAGGCGGCACTGTCCCAGGCCAGTCGGAGTTGCATCCTCGCTCTCTCGAGGATTCATTCCGGAGCATCTCCTTATCAAAGTTTCGTGATCACTCTGTTGAGTTCAGCAGCTCAAGATTTTCTGAAATCGGTGGGCCCCCTGATGATGATGAGGATGGCAAGCTCAGACCCTTGGTTTTGAAAAACAAGTCCCCTAGATGGCACGAACAATTACAGTGTTGGTGCTTGAACTTCCGTGGACGGGTAACTGTTGCCTCTGTTAAAAACTTCCAGTTGATTGCCGCTACACAGCCTGCAGCTGGTGCTCCAACACCATCTCAGCCAGCCCCACCAGAGCATGATAAGATAATTCTGCAG from Carya illinoinensis cultivar Pawnee chromosome 6, C.illinoinensisPawnee_v1, whole genome shotgun sequence includes:
- the LOC122313227 gene encoding tubby-like F-box protein 8 gives rise to the protein MSFRSIVRDVRDGFGSLSRRGFEVRFTGHHRGKSHGSLHALHDHPIIIQSSRWASLPPELLYDVIRRLEESESTWPARKHVVACAAVCRSWRVTCKEIVKSPELSGKLTFPVSLKQPGPRDGNFQCFIKRDKSDLIYRLFLCLSPSLLVENGKFLLSAKRTRRTTYTEYVISMDADNVSRSSSTYIGKLRSNFLGTKFIIYDTQPPYSSAYIPPPGRSSRRFYSKKVSPKVPTGSYNIAQVTYELNVLGTRGPRKMHCVMHSIPASAIDAGGTVPGQSELHPRSLEDSFRSISLSKFRDHSVEFSSSRFSEIGGPPDDDEDGKLRPLVLKNKSPRWHEQLQCWCLNFRGRVTVASVKNFQLIAATQPAAGAPTPSQPAPPEHDKIILQFGKVGKDMFTMDYRYPLSAFQAFAICLSSFDTKLACE